Genomic segment of Rhodococcus rhodochrous:
AGCCTTCGTGCTCTCGCTCGTCGTGGCGACGAAACCGACCCTGATCGTCTTCACCGTGTTGTGCACCTTCGGGTACATCGCGACCCTCGCCGACCGGCTGCTGCTGTTCACCCGCGGCATGGCGCGCGACGCGCAGTTCATCGTCGACGACGAGGAAGCCCTGGCCCTCACCGATGATCAACTGCCGCAGTACACGGTGCTCGTCCCCGCTTACAACGAACCCGAGGTGGTCGGCGACCTGCTCGCCGCGATGGCCGCACTTGACTATCCGGCCGACAAACTCCAGGTGCTGTTGCTGCTCGAGGAGGACGACACCGTCACGATCGAGGCCGCGGAGAAGGCCGGGCTCGGAGAGAGTGTCGAGATCCTGCTCGTCCCGGCCGCCGACCCGCGCACGAAACCGAAGGCGTGCAACTACGGCCTGCACTTCACGACCGGTGAGATCGTCACGATTTTCGACGCCGAGGATCTGCCCGAGCCTCTGCAGTTGCGCCGGGTGGTCGTCGTCTTCGACCGTCTCGGCGACGACGTGGCATGTGTGCAGGCGAAACTGGCCTTCCACAACGGAACCCAGAATCTGCTGACCGGCTGGTTCACCGCCGACTATGCACTGTGGTTCAACTTCATCCTGCCCGGACTGATGAAGTCGCACTCGCCGATCCCGTTGGGCGGCACGTCGAACCACATCCGCCGGTCGGTCTTCGACGACATCGGCGCGTGGGATCCGTACAACGTCACCGAGGACGCCGATCTCGGCGTGCGGATCGCCGAATCCGGCTACTCCACCGCGGTTCTCGACTCGACCACGCTCGAAGAGGCGAACAGCGATCCGATCAACTGGGTGCGGCAGCGATCCCGTTGGTACAAGGGCTATCTGCAGACCTGGCTGGTCCACATGCGCCGGCCCGTCCGGTTGTGGCGGGTGATCGGCACCGC
This window contains:
- a CDS encoding glycosyltransferase — protein: MAGRVNVGSGHDVPPEGTAEFDAYRTAALHEAVHGLRERSPVSSASVAFVPWQKYLGFALAAAFVLSLVVATKPTLIVFTVLCTFGYIATLADRLLLFTRGMARDAQFIVDDEEALALTDDQLPQYTVLVPAYNEPEVVGDLLAAMAALDYPADKLQVLLLLEEDDTVTIEAAEKAGLGESVEILLVPAADPRTKPKACNYGLHFTTGEIVTIFDAEDLPEPLQLRRVVVVFDRLGDDVACVQAKLAFHNGTQNLLTGWFTADYALWFNFILPGLMKSHSPIPLGGTSNHIRRSVFDDIGAWDPYNVTEDADLGVRIAESGYSTAVLDSTTLEEANSDPINWVRQRSRWYKGYLQTWLVHMRRPVRLWRVIGTAGMLRFTTLLAGTPIIACLNMVFWMTTLAWLLGQAELIEEIFPWYAYFPALISLVFGNVAVMYMNFVACRETGHSNLWWPCLTVPFYWVLMSIAAIKGTYQLIRNPSYWEKTFHGLSS